GGCGTTCACCGGGGGTGTTCGTCGGGTCGAGTCCGTGGGTCGTCAGTCGTCGACTTGACTCACGGTAATCGTTCCGTCTCCAAATAACGAAACGAGCAATCCGGCATAGTGAAACGTGAAACGTCGAGACGGGTCGTGGGAGGGTTCAAATAATGTATCGAGAGCCTCAGGGTCCACTCCAATATCTGCCAGCGGTGGGAGTTCGAGGGGACTGAGTTCTTTCGCCGTTGCGACAGCAGAGGTGATAGCAACGGCTACCTCTTCGTAACGGTCGGCCGAGATGGTTACCACGGACCCAGCGTTCG
The genomic region above belongs to Haloferax marinisediminis and contains:
- a CDS encoding HalOD1 output domain-containing protein, giving the protein MDDQLDTNAGSVVTISADRYEEVAVAITSAVATAKELSPLELPPLADIGVDPEALDTLFEPSHDPSRRFTFHYAGLLVSLFGDGTITVSQVDD